A genomic window from Micromonospora sp. WMMA1947 includes:
- a CDS encoding biotin carboxylase N-terminal domain-containing protein, translated as MRKVLIANRGEIAVRVIRACRDAGLASVAVYADSDRDALHATLADEAYALGGDTAADSYLRIDKLIDVAARSGADAVHPGYGFLSENADFAQAVLDAGLTWIGPTPQAIRDLGDKVTARHIAQRAGAPLVPGTPDPVANADEVMAFAVDHGLPVAIKAAFGGGGRGLKVARTMEEIPHLFESATREAVAAFGRGECFVERYLDKPRHVEAQVLADQHGNVIVVGTRDCSLQRRHQKLVEEAPAPFLTDAQRAQIHDSAKAICREAGYHGAGTVEYLVGADGTISFLEVNTRLQVEHPVTEETSGIDLVREQFRIADGEKLRFTEDPAPRGHAIEFRINGEDPGRNFLPAPGTVTTLRLPSGPGVRVDTGISAGDVIGGNFDSLLAKVIIVGETRAEALERARRALDEMVVEGMATALPFHRLVIRDEAFTAEPFTVHTRWIETEWDNTVPAFTATAGAADEPAERETVVVEVGGKRLEVVLPAGLGAGTAAAAPAAKKPARRGGGGKAGAAVSGDTLTSPMQGTIVKIAVADGDEVAEGDLVVVLEAMKMEQPLHAHKAGKVSGLAAEVGAVITSGAAICTIA; from the coding sequence GTGCGCAAGGTTCTCATCGCCAACCGCGGCGAGATCGCCGTCCGCGTCATCCGCGCCTGCCGCGACGCCGGGCTGGCCAGCGTCGCCGTCTACGCGGACTCCGACCGGGACGCCCTGCACGCCACGCTCGCCGACGAGGCGTACGCGCTCGGCGGCGACACCGCCGCCGACAGCTACCTGCGCATCGACAAGCTGATCGACGTGGCGGCCCGCTCCGGCGCGGACGCGGTGCACCCCGGCTACGGCTTCCTCTCCGAGAACGCCGACTTCGCCCAGGCCGTCCTCGACGCCGGCCTGACCTGGATCGGCCCCACCCCGCAGGCGATCCGCGACCTCGGCGACAAGGTGACCGCGCGGCACATCGCGCAGCGGGCCGGCGCGCCGCTGGTGCCCGGCACCCCGGACCCGGTCGCCAACGCCGACGAGGTGATGGCGTTCGCCGTCGACCACGGCCTGCCGGTCGCCATCAAGGCCGCGTTCGGCGGTGGCGGGCGTGGCCTGAAGGTCGCCCGCACGATGGAGGAGATCCCGCACCTGTTCGAGTCGGCCACCCGCGAGGCGGTCGCCGCGTTCGGCCGGGGCGAGTGCTTCGTCGAGCGCTACCTGGACAAGCCGCGCCACGTCGAGGCGCAGGTGCTGGCCGACCAGCACGGCAACGTGATCGTGGTGGGCACCCGGGACTGCTCGCTGCAGCGCCGCCACCAGAAGCTGGTCGAGGAGGCGCCCGCGCCGTTCCTCACCGACGCCCAGCGCGCCCAGATCCACGACAGCGCCAAGGCCATCTGCCGGGAGGCCGGCTACCACGGTGCCGGCACCGTGGAATACCTGGTCGGCGCGGACGGCACGATCTCGTTCCTGGAGGTGAACACCCGGCTCCAGGTCGAGCACCCGGTCACCGAGGAGACCTCCGGCATCGACCTGGTACGCGAGCAGTTCCGCATCGCCGACGGGGAGAAGCTGCGCTTCACCGAGGACCCGGCGCCGCGCGGGCACGCCATCGAGTTCCGGATCAACGGCGAGGACCCGGGCCGCAACTTCCTGCCCGCCCCGGGCACCGTCACCACGCTGCGCCTGCCTTCGGGGCCGGGCGTCCGGGTGGACACCGGCATCTCGGCCGGCGACGTGATCGGCGGCAACTTCGACTCGCTGCTCGCCAAGGTGATCATCGTCGGCGAGACGCGCGCAGAGGCGCTGGAGCGGGCCCGCCGGGCGCTCGACGAGATGGTGGTCGAGGGCATGGCCACCGCGCTGCCCTTCCACCGCCTGGTGATCCGCGACGAGGCGTTCACCGCCGAGCCGTTCACCGTGCACACCCGGTGGATCGAGACCGAGTGGGACAACACCGTCCCGGCCTTCACCGCCACCGCCGGCGCCGCCGACGAACCGGCCGAGCGCGAGACCGTCGTGGTCGAGGTGGGCGGCAAGCGGCTGGAGGTCGTCCTGCCCGCCGGGCTCGGCGCGGGTACGGCGGCAGCCGCGCCCGCCGCGAAGAAGCCGGCCCGCCGGGGTGGCGGGGGCAAGGCGGGCGCCGCGGTCAGCGGTGACACGCTCACCTCCCCGATGCAGGGCACGATCGTCAAGATCGCCGTGGCGGACGGCGACGAGGTGGCCGAGGGCGACCTGGTCGTGGTGCTGGAGGCGATGAAGATGGAGCAGCCGCTGCACGCGCACAAGGCGGGCAAGGTCAGCGGGCTCGCCGCGGAGGTGGGCGCGGTGATCACGTCCGGCGCCGCCATCTGCACCATCGCCTGA
- a CDS encoding ABC transporter permease codes for MKLARDTWLIFQRQTQLLLRNPVWIFVGVFQPVMYLLLFAPLLKPALNAPTQADAYKIFVPGLLVLLAIFGGLFQGFGLIAELRAGVIERSRVTPVSRLALLLGRSLRDVVSLIVQAVIITLLALAFDLRVFIGNLLLAYLMLALIALMTSAVSYGIALKVKSEDALAPLMNTVAQPVLLLSGILLPLTFAPGWLQGVAKWNPFSWAVEGTRALFNGDLGNDRVWQGLGIIAVLAAAGVVWAARQFARSVR; via the coding sequence ATGAAACTCGCCCGCGACACCTGGCTGATCTTCCAGCGCCAGACGCAACTACTGCTGCGCAACCCGGTGTGGATCTTCGTCGGCGTCTTCCAGCCGGTGATGTACCTGCTCCTCTTCGCCCCGCTGCTCAAGCCCGCGCTGAACGCGCCCACCCAGGCCGACGCGTACAAGATCTTCGTGCCCGGCCTGCTCGTGCTGCTGGCCATCTTCGGCGGCCTGTTCCAGGGCTTCGGCCTGATCGCCGAGCTGCGCGCCGGCGTCATCGAGCGGTCCCGGGTCACCCCGGTCAGCCGGCTCGCCCTGCTGCTCGGCCGCTCGCTGCGCGACGTGGTCTCGCTGATCGTGCAGGCGGTCATCATCACGCTGCTGGCGCTCGCGTTCGACCTGCGCGTGTTCATCGGGAATCTGCTCCTGGCGTACCTGATGCTCGCCCTCATCGCGCTGATGACCTCGGCCGTCTCCTACGGCATCGCGCTCAAGGTCAAGAGCGAGGACGCGCTCGCCCCGCTGATGAACACCGTCGCGCAACCGGTGCTGCTGCTCTCCGGCATCCTGCTGCCGCTCACCTTCGCCCCCGGCTGGCTGCAGGGCGTGGCCAAGTGGAACCCGTTCTCCTGGGCCGTCGAGGGCACCCGCGCGCTGTTCAACGGCGACCTCGGCAACGACCGGGTCTGGCAGGGCCTCGGCATCATCGCGGTGCTCGCCGCCGCCGGTGTGGTCTGGGCCGCCCGTCAGTTCGCCCGTAGCGTGCGCTGA
- a CDS encoding ATP-binding cassette domain-containing protein produces MIETRGLRKSYRSRAGRETKTVDAVRGVNLDVAAGEIFGFLGPNGAGKTTTLRMLATLIEPDGGEATVAGADLRKNPAEVRRRIGYVAQGGSTWDESSAREELVLQARLYGISKAEAHRRAERALEAFQLTEYADRKSKTYSGGQRRRVEIALGIIHEPKIVFLDEPTTGLDPQSRAHMWDEIRRLRTEGMTVFITTHYLDEADALCDRIAIMDHGEVVAEGTPAELKREISGEVVIVGLDAATTPRAAELLDTEAYVSKLETVDEGGLRLYVDEGATAIPQVLRRLDHAGLDLRSIELHRPSLDDVFLTKTGRSLRES; encoded by the coding sequence ATGATCGAGACCAGGGGGTTGCGGAAGTCGTACCGCTCCCGCGCGGGTCGCGAGACGAAGACCGTGGACGCGGTCCGAGGCGTCAACCTCGACGTCGCGGCGGGGGAGATCTTCGGCTTCCTCGGGCCCAACGGCGCCGGCAAGACCACCACACTGCGGATGCTCGCCACGCTCATCGAGCCGGACGGCGGGGAGGCCACGGTGGCCGGGGCCGACCTGCGCAAGAACCCGGCCGAGGTGCGCCGCCGGATCGGGTACGTGGCCCAGGGCGGCAGCACCTGGGACGAGTCGAGCGCCCGCGAGGAGCTGGTGCTCCAGGCCCGCCTCTACGGCATCAGCAAGGCCGAGGCGCACCGCCGCGCCGAGCGCGCCCTCGAAGCCTTCCAGCTCACCGAGTACGCCGACCGCAAGAGCAAGACCTACTCCGGCGGGCAGCGCCGGCGCGTCGAGATCGCGCTCGGCATCATCCACGAGCCGAAGATCGTCTTCCTGGACGAGCCGACCACCGGCCTCGACCCGCAGAGCCGCGCGCACATGTGGGACGAGATCCGCCGGCTTCGTACCGAGGGGATGACCGTCTTCATCACCACGCACTACCTGGACGAGGCGGACGCACTCTGCGACCGCATCGCGATCATGGACCACGGCGAGGTGGTCGCCGAGGGCACACCGGCCGAGCTGAAGCGGGAGATCTCCGGCGAGGTGGTGATCGTCGGCCTGGACGCCGCGACCACCCCGCGCGCGGCCGAGCTGCTCGACACCGAGGCGTACGTGAGCAAGCTGGAGACCGTCGACGAGGGCGGCCTGCGTCTCTACGTCGACGAGGGCGCCACCGCGATCCCGCAGGTGCTGCGCCGCCTCGACCACGCCGGGCTGGACCTGCGCTCGATCGAGCTGCACCGCCCCAGCCTCGACGACGTCTTCCTCACCAAGACCGGCCGCTCGCTGCGCGAGTCCTGA
- a CDS encoding O-methyltransferase has product MTTKPLPLTPELHAYLVAHGSTPDEVVRDLAEETLAALPAEAVMQVAPEQAAFLTFLTRLLGVRQAVEVGTFTGLSSLAIARGLAEGGRLTCFDISEEYTGVARRYWERAGVQDRIELRIGPAAETLRELPRERYLDFAFIDADKVGYPLYWDELVPRMRPGAVIAVDNTLRDGRVLAPRNADDRAIAAFNDAVIADVRVEAVMLPIADGVTLARVL; this is encoded by the coding sequence ATGACCACGAAGCCGTTGCCGCTCACTCCGGAACTGCACGCCTACCTGGTGGCCCACGGGTCCACCCCGGACGAGGTCGTCCGGGACCTGGCCGAGGAGACCCTTGCGGCCCTGCCCGCCGAGGCGGTCATGCAGGTCGCGCCGGAGCAGGCAGCGTTCCTGACGTTCCTGACCCGGCTGCTCGGCGTACGGCAGGCCGTGGAGGTGGGCACGTTCACCGGCCTCTCCTCGCTGGCGATCGCCCGAGGACTGGCCGAGGGCGGCCGGCTGACCTGCTTCGACATCTCGGAGGAGTACACGGGCGTGGCCCGGCGCTACTGGGAGCGCGCCGGCGTGCAGGACCGGATCGAGCTACGTATCGGCCCGGCCGCGGAGACGCTGCGCGAGCTGCCCCGCGAGCGTTACCTGGACTTCGCGTTCATCGACGCGGACAAGGTCGGGTACCCGCTCTACTGGGACGAGCTGGTGCCCCGCATGCGTCCCGGCGCGGTGATCGCCGTCGACAACACGCTGCGCGACGGCCGGGTGCTCGCCCCGCGCAACGCCGACGACCGGGCGATCGCCGCGTTCAACGACGCGGTGATCGCTGATGTCCGGGTCGAGGCGGTCATGCTGCCGATCGCCGACGGCGTCACGCTCGCCCGCGTGCTCTGA
- a CDS encoding PadR family transcriptional regulator, with amino-acid sequence MMILGLVRWMQPVHGYDVRRELLSWSADKWANVQPGSIYHALRKLTDEGLLRTVSVEQVGARPARTTYEVTPKGEDEFETLLRAQWWQVQEPPDPFVAAFSFLPAMPREEAAAALRNRANLLRAGVESMRASLDSDWVRTRKPVHVGWMFELWLARAEAETAWCERIAERIESGVSYLPDGMERAEGWSGWTDGSGDTT; translated from the coding sequence ATGATGATTCTGGGCCTGGTCCGGTGGATGCAGCCGGTGCACGGCTACGACGTGCGCCGCGAGTTGCTCAGCTGGAGCGCGGACAAGTGGGCGAACGTGCAGCCCGGGTCGATCTACCACGCGTTGCGCAAGCTCACCGACGAGGGCCTGCTCCGGACCGTCTCGGTGGAGCAGGTGGGCGCCCGTCCGGCGCGCACCACGTACGAGGTGACGCCGAAGGGGGAGGACGAGTTCGAGACGCTGCTGCGGGCGCAGTGGTGGCAGGTCCAGGAGCCGCCGGACCCGTTCGTGGCGGCGTTCTCGTTCCTGCCGGCGATGCCGCGCGAGGAGGCCGCGGCGGCGTTGCGCAACCGGGCGAACCTGCTCCGGGCCGGTGTCGAGTCGATGCGCGCCTCGCTCGACTCGGACTGGGTGCGCACCCGCAAGCCGGTGCACGTCGGGTGGATGTTCGAGCTGTGGCTGGCCCGCGCCGAGGCGGAGACGGCCTGGTGCGAGCGGATCGCGGAGCGGATCGAGTCGGGAGTGTCGTACCTGCCGGATGGGATGGAACGGGCCGAGGGTTGGTCGGGCTGGACCGACGGCTCCGGTGACACGACATAA
- a CDS encoding GuaB1 family IMP dehydrogenase-related protein, with translation MRFLHGAVPAHDLTYNDVFMAPNRSEVGSRLDVDLATTDGTGTTIPLVVANMTAVAGRRMAETVARRGAVAVIPQDIPIEVVADVVGWVKQRHLVHDTAITLGPTDTVGDAIHLLPKRSHGAVVVVDADGRPMGVVTEADTVGVDRFAQLRHVMSTELHTVPADADPRTGFDRLSAGRRRLAPVVDGDGRLVGVLTRQGALRATLYSPAVDDRGRLRIAAAVGINGDVTGKAAALLEAGVDTLVVDTAHGHQERMLQALRAVRRLDPPVPVAAGNVVTADGVRDLVDAGADIVKVGVGPGAMCTTRMMTGVGRPQFSAVLDCAAAARSLGRHVWADGGVRHPRDVALALAAGASNVMIGSWFAGTYESPGDLYTDADGRRYKESFGMASSRAVSARTAEDSAFDRARKAIFEEGISSARMYLDPNRPGVEDLIDEIISGVRSAFTYAGARSLEEFHERALVGVQSAAGYTEGMPLPTSW, from the coding sequence GTGCGGTTCCTTCACGGCGCGGTCCCCGCGCACGACCTGACCTACAACGACGTCTTCATGGCGCCCAACCGTTCCGAGGTGGGCTCCCGGCTCGACGTCGACCTGGCCACCACCGACGGGACCGGCACCACCATCCCGCTGGTGGTGGCGAACATGACAGCCGTCGCCGGCCGGCGGATGGCCGAGACGGTGGCGCGGCGCGGCGCGGTGGCGGTGATCCCGCAGGACATCCCGATCGAGGTCGTCGCCGACGTGGTCGGCTGGGTCAAGCAGCGGCACCTGGTGCACGACACGGCGATCACGCTCGGGCCGACCGACACCGTCGGCGACGCCATCCACCTGCTGCCGAAGCGCTCGCACGGCGCGGTGGTGGTGGTCGACGCGGACGGCCGCCCGATGGGCGTGGTGACCGAGGCGGACACCGTCGGGGTGGACCGCTTCGCCCAGCTCCGGCACGTGATGTCGACCGAGCTGCACACCGTGCCGGCGGACGCGGACCCGCGTACCGGATTCGACCGGCTGTCGGCGGGCCGCCGCCGGCTCGCGCCGGTGGTGGACGGCGACGGCCGCCTGGTCGGGGTGCTGACCCGGCAGGGCGCGCTGCGCGCCACGCTCTACAGCCCGGCCGTGGACGACCGGGGACGGCTGCGGATCGCGGCCGCCGTGGGCATCAACGGCGACGTCACCGGCAAGGCCGCCGCGCTGCTGGAGGCCGGTGTGGACACGCTCGTCGTGGACACCGCGCACGGGCATCAGGAGCGGATGCTCCAGGCGCTGCGGGCGGTCCGCCGGCTGGACCCGCCGGTGCCGGTGGCGGCCGGGAACGTGGTGACGGCAGACGGCGTACGCGACCTGGTCGACGCGGGCGCGGACATCGTGAAGGTGGGCGTCGGACCGGGTGCGATGTGCACCACCCGGATGATGACCGGCGTGGGCCGTCCGCAGTTCTCCGCGGTGCTCGACTGCGCCGCGGCGGCCCGTTCGCTGGGGCGGCACGTCTGGGCCGACGGCGGCGTACGCCACCCGCGCGACGTGGCGCTGGCGCTGGCCGCGGGCGCGTCGAACGTGATGATCGGCTCCTGGTTCGCCGGCACCTACGAGTCGCCCGGCGACCTCTACACCGACGCCGACGGGCGGCGCTACAAGGAGAGCTTCGGGATGGCGTCGTCGCGCGCGGTGAGCGCCCGTACGGCCGAGGACAGCGCGTTCGACAGGGCCCGGAAGGCGATCTTCGAGGAGGGCATCTCCTCGGCCCGGATGTATCTGGACCCGAACCGGCCCGGCGTCGAGGACCTGATCGACGAGATCATCTCGGGCGTGCGCAGCGCGTTCACGTACGCGGGGGCGCGCAGCCTGGAGGAGTTCCACGAGCGGGCGCTCGTCGGCGTGCAGAGCGCCGCCGGCTACACCGAGGGGATGCCGCTGCCGACGAGCTGGTGA
- a CDS encoding MFS transporter, translating to MPRLTRDRITWLTYAQLGLWGFFLYGFGPVVPLLRDEQGTSAAVAGLHSTGIAVGALAGGALFAPVARRFGRGAAIWLGLAGVAAGVTALGLLRPLPATLAAVALIATFGMMVVSGVSVVLTARHGPAAPAALTEANAACAGMGILAPLTIGASVDAGLGWRPLMAVEVGLITLVALAALTFRVRGPRRAPAVAAAGTPVLVAASTRVPAVPASVASEAAVPAPASEVPVPGVRSSSGRLPRAYWIAWVLMSVTGSIEVCLSLWTADVLRTHAGLSAGGASAAVAAIVCGMFAGRLAGGRAALRWAPVPLLLGALTVSLAGFALFWGSTVGWLAVTGLVVLGLGNALHYPLAISIALAVAGPAADKAAGWSAYSMGVGFGIAPVALGWVADGVGPHPAFLLLPAFIAVAVLLAVRLGRALPAPVRAA from the coding sequence GTGCCTCGCCTCACCCGTGACCGGATCACCTGGCTGACGTACGCACAGCTCGGTCTGTGGGGCTTCTTCCTCTACGGGTTCGGCCCGGTCGTACCGCTGCTCCGCGACGAACAGGGCACCAGCGCCGCCGTCGCCGGTCTGCACAGCACCGGCATCGCGGTGGGCGCGCTCGCCGGTGGCGCGCTCTTCGCCCCGGTCGCCCGCCGATTCGGTCGCGGCGCGGCCATCTGGCTCGGCCTCGCCGGTGTCGCCGCCGGCGTCACCGCGCTCGGCCTGCTCCGCCCGCTACCGGCCACGCTCGCCGCCGTCGCGCTCATCGCCACCTTCGGCATGATGGTCGTCAGCGGCGTCAGCGTGGTGCTCACCGCCCGCCACGGACCCGCCGCCCCGGCCGCGCTCACCGAGGCCAACGCGGCCTGCGCCGGCATGGGCATCCTCGCGCCGCTGACGATCGGCGCGAGCGTCGACGCCGGTCTCGGCTGGCGACCGCTGATGGCCGTCGAGGTCGGGCTGATCACGCTTGTCGCGCTCGCCGCCCTGACGTTCCGGGTACGCGGGCCGCGACGTGCCCCCGCTGTCGCGGCTGCCGGCACACCGGTCCTCGTCGCCGCCTCCACCCGGGTACCCGCCGTCCCCGCTTCGGTGGCGTCCGAGGCCGCCGTGCCCGCCCCCGCTTCGGAGGTGCCCGTCCCCGGGGTGCGGTCGTCGTCGGGGCGGCTGCCGCGCGCGTACTGGATCGCCTGGGTCTTGATGTCCGTCACCGGGTCGATCGAGGTCTGCCTGTCGCTCTGGACCGCCGACGTGCTGCGGACCCACGCCGGGCTGAGCGCGGGCGGGGCCTCGGCGGCGGTCGCCGCGATCGTCTGCGGCATGTTCGCCGGCCGGCTCGCCGGTGGCCGCGCGGCGTTGCGCTGGGCGCCGGTGCCGCTGCTGCTCGGCGCGCTCACCGTCTCCCTGGCCGGGTTCGCGCTGTTCTGGGGGAGCACTGTCGGGTGGCTCGCGGTCACCGGGCTGGTCGTGCTCGGGCTCGGCAACGCGCTGCACTACCCGCTGGCGATCTCGATCGCCCTGGCCGTGGCCGGTCCGGCCGCCGACAAGGCGGCGGGCTGGTCCGCGTACTCGATGGGTGTGGGTTTCGGGATCGCGCCGGTGGCGCTCGGGTGGGTGGCCGACGGCGTCGGCCCGCACCCGGCGTTCCTGCTGCTGCCCGCGTTCATCGCGGTGGCGGTGCTGCTCGCCGTGCGGCTGGGGCGTGCCCTGCCTGCCCCGGTCCGCGCGGCTTGA
- a CDS encoding Maf family protein, with protein MSTSVPVRLVLASQSPARRKLLQAAGIEPDVLVSGVDESQVVSDRAEDLCLELARLKTQAVRDRLRPSPDERTLVLGCDSVLAFDGEILGKPDDAADATRRWQRMRGRSGVLHTGHCLIDVTHESRAEAVASTTVHFADISDDEIAAYVATGEPLAVAGAFTIDGLGGAFLTGIEGDPGTVVGLSLPLLRRLLAEVELSIVDLWTKIAPGGQEIEHLG; from the coding sequence GTGTCGACCTCCGTACCGGTGCGCCTCGTGCTCGCCTCGCAGTCTCCCGCCCGCCGCAAGTTGCTTCAGGCCGCCGGGATCGAGCCCGACGTGCTGGTCAGCGGTGTGGACGAGTCGCAGGTGGTCAGCGATCGGGCCGAGGATCTGTGCCTGGAGCTGGCCCGGCTGAAGACGCAGGCGGTACGCGATCGGCTGCGGCCCTCGCCGGACGAGCGCACGCTGGTGCTCGGCTGCGACTCGGTGCTGGCCTTCGACGGCGAGATCCTCGGCAAGCCTGATGACGCGGCGGACGCCACCCGCCGGTGGCAGCGGATGCGCGGGCGCAGCGGCGTCCTGCACACCGGCCACTGCCTGATCGACGTGACGCACGAGTCCCGCGCCGAGGCGGTCGCCTCGACCACCGTGCACTTCGCCGACATCAGCGACGACGAGATCGCCGCGTACGTGGCGACGGGCGAGCCGCTGGCGGTGGCGGGCGCGTTCACCATCGACGGGCTGGGCGGGGCGTTCCTGACCGGGATCGAGGGCGACCCGGGCACTGTGGTGGGGCTGTCCCTGCCGTTGCTGCGCCGGCTGCTCGCCGAGGTGGAGCTGAGCATCGTCGACCTGTGGACGAAGATCGCGCCCGGGGGCCAGGAGATCGAGCATCTCGGCTAA